ACGGTCAGCCGAAGCCCATTCACTCACTCATATGGAGGTACATATAGATAAATAAAGTACAGGGTGGTACGTATAACACATAACTCTCTTTCCCAAGCCTCAACGTGCTCCGTTTTTTCGCACTGATATGTTACTTATTAATAGGACGAAGATGTATCCTTCCTACAATCCCTCTACATACTTTTCTGTTCAATTCTTGAAAGCAAGCATTACTAAAAAGATGCAACACACATACCACAAAGGTCCTCGAGGAGGTGGCACATCCAAAGCCCCGAATCCACTGATGCAGAGAGCGGAAATGCCTACGCCAGTTTTAATGATATACTGCAACCAACATAAATGTTTAGTCAGAACTTTGTTCTTCTGATTATAACTACTTTGTTTTTCTCAAAATATAATGGCCCAAAAATCAGTTTGTTAGTAGAAACAATAACTCTCCCAATCCCTCCTACTTAAGTTTCTCTTTCATTTGTCAGACCAAACTAGTAAATTCATTCAGGGGCATATCAGCATCCTAAACGACATAAACCAATAAGCCGAAAAAAGAACACCGGGTTTTGAACATGTCATGACAAGTGCTGTTATGTCATTCTTCCTATGTGACCAAAAAGATTGGATAGCTTTTCGAGTTTTTAGCCCAAGAAACGCTACAAAATAAACACAATCATTAAGAAACTGTAACAGGTTCATTGGGGGGATCAAACCTGTTCAGGAGTTAGAGTGAAAGGTTTTCCTCCGATAGTGAATGTGACATTTGGCATGCTTGATAAGGAATTGCAATCTATTGTCGACTCTCCTGACGGACTTGGTATGCTCTCACAAAGCTATCAACACAAAACACAAGAACGGCTTTTCAGAAGTACAATATGTAACTGATGTTTCAGTTTATGGCATAGCATCGGAGATTGACCTGATTCACATAATTGAGCACTTGCTCCTTAAACCCATCATTTTTAATCTGGCTTCTTATCCAACTAACAGCCATCTCACAAGCAGCACATAACGGACTGTCGCCAATCGATTTTTCCTCCTTCCTTTCTTTGTCGACCACCATTTCAATATTGGAGCTGCAATAATCCAGTCGAggattattgaaaataataaagtaCTCTAGTTTTATCATAAGCAAAGGAAGAAAAAATAGCCAAAGGAGAACTCAACTACATGCTACGCCTTTTTCTTTTCTAGGTCCCTTTAAACAGACTTGGAAGACAGAATTTGAATGTGTAGGTTCGAATCCAGCTCAAAGTAAGGGAGGCCAGCAAGTATCAAGTGGGTAAAAATTTTAAGTAACATAAAGTTAAGACAAAAAATTTAATGTTGCCTGACCTCTCAGAATGAGCTCCATTGGAACCACACAGGCTTAACTGTGAACAAACTTTGTTTGGTTGCACCTGCAGAAAATATGCAGTTCATTGAACCAGGAATCAGTATATATATTCTAGTTACAAAGCACATGAAATGTGTGTACTCTAATTCAACCAAACAgattaaaatttggaaaaaattcaataaaaaattacATTACGTTAGTTAATttggataataataataaaaaaaactattatagAAAAACTATTTGGTtcattcaaatcatataaaCACAGATAACAGCCAAAGCGATAAAAAGAACTCCCAAGAGGGGCTCTTGCTagtaataaaataaagataaagatcGTAAAATCAAGAATATACCCCATCTACAAGAAGATTCCATATCATTTCCCCGTACTCAGAAACAAGCTGCTTACATTCCGTGCTCACAATCCCTTCAGCCCCAATGGCGTGGTTGATTTGCGTTATAACCGTCTGAAATTTTAGGCACACTACAATTAGAACATATGAACCTTCTTTCTGACTTgagaaaattaaaaaagaaTAAACGCGGCAAACACACGTACAGTTGGACCGGTAAGAAGAGATGTCCCAGAATCCACAATAGCAGCACAACCCCCCTCACAGAAAGCTGGTGGGATAAGTGATAAGGACAGAGCTCTACTTTAAATATTTGTAACATTATTCAGTGCTACGAATGGCGCTCAACTTACCAGTCGACAAGTTTCCAACGATAACATCTCCCAAGTCAAACTGATAATAGATAGATACATGCACTCAGGAGTTAACGAGAAACATGTAAAACCAATCTTTGTTTCATGACACCCATAAACAGTAGTGGAGCATGAAGAACAATGGAGGGGGGAGGGAAACTCAAACTTGAAAGAATTAGCGGGGGGTGACACCATATTTTAAAGTATACATAACAAACATCATACAagttagaaggaaaatttaaaagGGAGAGGAGCGACCGCCCTAACAAACACCTTCTAACTCCACCACTGCCtagaaaataaatgcaaacaaatGGTAAAAAGTGATGGTTCATCCGCCTTTATGTTTATATACCTGCCAGTAGCCTTTCTCTGTCACCGGTACATAAGTGTGGTTACCCTTGTAGTGTTCAGGGTCGACTCCTCCAAAGACTATCTCACCTCCAGAGTCTGCATCTGTGTCACGATTAAGCCAAAAAGAAAATACCTTCTCATCCACAAGATCTTGATCCAACATATTATACCTGCCATTTCGCAATCAAAATATTGGAGAACATCTTCAAAAAACCTTGATTCTGAAGATACAGGATGCATACCAGACTGGTACGATATTGCCAACCGAAATTTCTTGGAAACCAAGCCCAAGTATCCCATCAAATTTACCCACCAAAAAGGTAAGGCCTGCTTCTCGCGTGGTCTCGATAAAAACCTGAATGTATAGCGAAGCAACTAGGTATAAGCACAATTAAAAAGGAACAAGAAAATCAGCGGTTGGACATAAAATTCAAAGCCAAAAAGAACTAACTTGATCTTTCACCACCACATCACCAACTTCAACATTATCTTGGCTTAAAAATCCAGAAACTGACCCAGAACCGTAGCTAATTGAACAAGACTTTCCTGAATCACATGAGAAAAACATCAATACcaagttaaaagctttaaattTAACTATAATACTGATCCACTGTAAACAAACTACATATtaccattttttttatatgtctTGGACAAGCTAGACTTGTATCTTGGATGCAAATAGCAAgcaatctgaaaataaaattgcATTATTTAGTACCTATAGAGAAGACAAAATCTCAGAACCCGAATAAAGAAACTAAATTCGAAGTCAACTCACAGAGAAGTAGCATTTTGAAGAAGGAACCCAAAGATTGGAACTCCCAGTATCAAAAATAACAGTAAATTTCTGAGGTGGTGACCCAATATGAATCTCCCCGTAGTATTGAGCATCCAAGTAATTCTTTAAAGACACTATATCTCCTTCTGAATCACCAAGATTTTGCTGCATACCCTCTAAGCCTGTCCCCGATCTGTTTTCCCCCTCGGATCTAGCTCGCTTCGCAGCGATGATTTTCGGAAGGTCCAAAGGCCTCTTCTTTAGACCGATTCTCCGTAAACCATCCGAAGAAGGGACAAGGGAGCATGTTATCAAAGCCAACAAACAGAGGACTGTAAGAAGATAGTGGCCCTTCATATTCACTGTTCAAACAAGAAATAAGACGCGAGTTCAATACTCTCCCCCAAATTCCGCACAACTTTTCTTGTCATTAACCCAAAAATAAAGTCTATTCAAGATTTGAAGTACAGCTTAAGTAACAAAACCAGGCAGAAAACAGAGCCACATACCAAAAATGTTTATACAATAACTAACACATAATTATATGAACATTCGCAGAAGCAAAAATCTACATATTTAACTAAATCAAGCTATAAAAAAAACAGAAgaggaaaagaaaaagaaaaagtcaATGCAGACAGCAGTCGATGATCAAGAATATTGCAACCGCAGCTGAAAGATATAAGCATGATCAACGAAGCAAACtacaaataatttttagaaGATGATAAGCTAACCTCGGAGCTTGAAGATCAAAACTAGTTTCTGCGAAGTCAAGATTACAATCTTGGCAATTACTAATAACAAGTGTACACCCAGCCCACAAAAGTAGGAGATAGCACTTCCTCTAGCTTGATATTTCGGCACCCCTCCAGTATTTTTATTTGCAGTTTGCAACCAATTCTTTTAacttctcacgaatctttatctcgcgtcaatcctaccaatattcataatataataatattaacataaaaagtaatattaattaatggatgacctaaataagaaaTTCGTCTctaaaaatacgacccgtgagaccgtttcacacaaatttttacacacacattatattatcataaaaactTTCccttgaaaatttaatttaatttttgtaaCTAAGTATTTGTTTAGTATAAACTTTAAGTGTTAATTTCTTGTAAATTTTATGAATATTTAGGGAATATTTGTCatcattgaaaaaaatattttcttttttgtttaaaataatcAACTTTTTGTGTTTCTTAAACTCCGAGTTTattcttaatttaattataatctAAACTTAACATTAGAATCAATTATTTATCATACATTACTTATTTATGACTTTTAATTTTTCACTTTTGTTTTCAAACTTTACCTACTTATGTATTTTGTTCACTTCTTCGTTGAAATCAAAAGCTGTTTCAAATGATCCTTTTAACAATTTagaaaacattaaaaaaaaaaagtgaggCTAAATGGCAAATGCCATCAACTAAAGTGGTATAATCGCAAATACACAGAATGTAGtggtttttgaaaatttggattGTTTTTTCCACAAAAACAAACAAGTCTAATTGAGTGGTGGGAGGAGTGCCTACGTGGTTTGACCACAACTTCCTCGAAACTTCTTACGACGAAAAAAACACAGAGAAAACGCACGTGCTAAACGCGACTACAAACGCTGTGTTACCGccaaaaaaaaatcatcaaggtGAATTCTCATTTTGTGCTTCAAGACTTTGTTtttagagttttttttttattttcagaatCAAAGGGTTTGCAGGGTTCGCTCGAGAAGTGATGCGCTGTGGGCGTGATGGCGTGGGTGAGAGCCGAACTTGGACTCTTGAGTGTATACAATATGTTTGACGAAATGTCTAACTGAATTTATTGTTGGgggtttctttttttcttttttttcaattaacGTGACCCCTAATTTGTAGTTCattaaataagaaaaagaatgtGATGTTGTCTTGCTAAGGCCCTGTAACTGATTATACTGCTGAAAACTTTGTTTAGCTCAGCTGTTTACTGCATATTGGATCCTCATTGTCCATTCTTTGGATGGTTATATGCATCTATTGTCATGGTCATTATGCATGGAGAAAATGAATAACAAGTATTTTGGGAAGAATTTTGGTGCAATGTTTTGTGAGGATATTTGAAATGAATAATTGATAAGTTTGTTGTCAGTATTTGCTGTTATCCAGGAAACcatttgaaaaatacatttgttTACAGGTATAGTTTCCCAAAACCATAAGTTATTTTTTAGAGAAGTTTCTGAAAGGTGAGTTGCCAATGGCGTTAAGACGTATGCTTGGATTCTCTGATGGTGAATTGATGAGGTCTGATTCAAAACCATGTAGTCGATTGATGAGGCAAACTGCTGGGATATTTACTGTGGGAGGAGGTTTAGGCTTCTGGGTGCTTTGTCGCTTGCATTATGGTGTGTCTCCTTTTGcaatttcttttctctcttaatCTTTGTTCTGTTTAATGTGATCATCAAGCATGTACATGTTTGTTTCTTGAACTTAATGATCAAATTAAGGAAACGTTTTCTATTATCTTGATCTTGATTGTTTTCATCCATTTAGTATTCGTGCTATTTTGATACTATTAAAAGTTGGGACACATTTGGAAGAACCAGATTTTAGTATTTCATATTATATGTTGGCACAACTCTATCTGACTTCTTGGGGAACAAGTCAGCGGTTTATCAGGCCTGGACATAGATTAAGACTAATGTTATTAACTTTTTTTCAGGCGTTTCAGAAATAAACAAAAGTACTTAATGCAGTAGAAGTTTCTTGTAACAATTATGTTCGTGAGGCTAATTAAAGTTTTTGGGTTTGAGAAATAGAAGTGGATATTTATACTTGAAAGGATATCAAGTGAAGAGTAAGTTGAGGAATCAATCCTTGTTGCATACACATCTGAGCAGATCTGAACCATGATGTCTTTCCAGGAGAAAACACATTCCTAAGAGTGATGCTTTGAGATTGAACTGTGAAATACTGTTTATTTGCTCATTTGGCTATCTGTTGTTTCCATGTAGAAAATTTTCATCATTGAAAGGCAATTTCTTCCTTTGTTATACTTGTTGGAAGTTGAAATAAAACATCTGTTTTTGATACATACTCAGGT
This sequence is a window from Primulina tabacum isolate GXHZ01 chromosome 17, ASM2559414v2, whole genome shotgun sequence. Protein-coding genes within it:
- the LOC142530319 gene encoding cyprosin-like; translation: MKGHYLLTVLCLLALITCSLVPSSDGLRRIGLKKRPLDLPKIIAAKRARSEGENRSGTGLEGMQQNLGDSEGDIVSLKNYLDAQYYGEIHIGSPPQKFTVIFDTGSSNLWVPSSKCYFSIACYLHPRYKSSLSKTYKKNGKSCSISYGSGSVSGFLSQDNVEVGDVVVKDQVFIETTREAGLTFLVGKFDGILGLGFQEISVGNIVPVWYNMLDQDLVDEKVFSFWLNRDTDADSGGEIVFGGVDPEHYKGNHTYVPVTEKGYWQFDLGDVIVGNLSTAFCEGGCAAIVDSGTSLLTGPTTVITQINHAIGAEGIVSTECKQLVSEYGEMIWNLLVDGVQPNKVCSQLSLCGSNGAHSESSNIEMVVDKERKEEKSIGDSPLCAACEMAVSWIRSQIKNDGFKEQVLNYVNQLCESIPSPSGESTIDCNSLSSMPNVTFTIGGKPFTLTPEQYIIKTGVGISALCISGFGALDVPPPRGPLWIIGDVFMGPYHTVFDYGNLQIGFAEAA
- the LOC142531937 gene encoding uncharacterized protein LOC142531937, which encodes MALRRMLGFSDGELMRSDSKPCSRLMRQTAGIFTVGGGLGFWVLCRLHYGPRITVPRSLRWAACGAVSMSTTTALLVRLFSPECEPQNIATYDWKK